From Etheostoma spectabile isolate EspeVRDwgs_2016 chromosome 8, UIUC_Espe_1.0, whole genome shotgun sequence, a single genomic window includes:
- the fanci gene encoding Fanconi anemia group I protein isoform X1, giving the protein MKAEMDQIVLLSDGDSTVELQKCLSSFTNDQLITGITNYALKGKKVGAMIKGIFKGSTPSSTEGSNRRLLVYQHCIPLCESGDLQTEVAADIIGLLMLETHTLPGPSLAKLASLFVEAIKVGKMGSGKSLELFPTVLTALSACEALSYGKGELSGEEYKKQLINSLCSSRWDPQCVIHLTTMFRDVPLSSEELQFLVEKVLRMLTKLDLQEIPPLVYQLLLLSAKGCKKQVLDGIISYFKEQDVRQEEEQKQGESLDLEVQSIPQDQLRHVEGTAILHIVFAVRLNHDLGREFLKSFKQTSYGDLCPFSVALLLSVARIQRYEEQVFDLLKGAIVKSFKDEQLQLASKFLQDLLHGHCSVAQMILDTVKNSMFGWDHVTQGLVQLGFFLMDAFGPKPGPFGKTTEGSTTIARTPTQQACKLGGQVLLQGFKMHEPVRGEILEQVLNRLVTKTASPVNHYLDLFSDIVVSAPMILLESSSKVTETFDHLSYLPLATVQGLLKAVQPLLKVSMSLKDSLILVLRKAMFSSQLDGRKSAVTGFLLLLKNFKVLGSLASSQCSQAISTSQIQVDVHSRYNSAANEAFCLEILSSLRRCLGQQADVRLMLYEGFYEVLRRNSQLASSIMQTLFSQLKRYYEPEQDLLPPVKLEPCITALGDQVYLQEPLAHLVSCTVHCLLWLQNMRRTANPKDDDSDEEEEEEEGYQSELQTILESMTRRMIKSELEDFELDKSAEFSMGSSVGVKNSIYAVLVMGVYEILMEYNFIKANYSKTRFEELMELFNRYHKLSEILKEKSGKGRVPSHKTPRSLLSLGFISTLLTVLFRDSTQSREEALSVLRSSGEFVRYAVNVAVQKIQELEETGNTDGPDGQNTDRTFRFLCDMTSVLMWRYTNIPSVVEDAGRKEKRSSLSLLCLEGLLKIFTTCQQRFPDRMAQLLSTMDISEDGAEPDDGSATEMNFFYIRQFQRALFTQLSGGEEEFNSKEAQLLVSILSVLSRQLKPSSQQFVQMITWTVKICKETSFEDSAFSKGLLSLLFNLHVLYKSPVSLLLELCQDIHSQLGDIDQDVEVEKQSHFAIVNMKTATTAALLVLSQVDRVLDEVDWLIARKKSQTASDKSGSGEATQTTGQQDPIEKAVTLQLGTLLTALNELVQTALLPGTCTITLLRELSRTYTILTTLVKYYIQVCSSQHSALPARFEKLVKLSGSHLTPQCYSFITYAQSGEFSSGGADDKKKKKRNEVNTAASAKLLRETKAIPNVVFSIEQYEKYLITLSKKSKVNLMQYMKLSTSRDFRINAASLDAAMQEQDDSQESTESHDAEETHEPKQKKRKQ; this is encoded by the exons ACTCATACGCTGCCTGGACCCTCTCTTGCAAAACTGGCATCTCTTTTTGTTGAAGCAATTAAGGTGGGAAAAATGGGCAGTGGCAAATCCCTGGAGCTATTTCCTACTGTGCTTACTGCCCTTTCAGCCTGTGAAGCCTTGTCTTATGGCAAAG GTGAACTCAGTGGCGAGGAATACaagaaacagctgatcaacaGCCTCTGCTCAAGCAG ATGGGACCCGCAATGTGTCATCCACCTGACGACCATGTTCAG GGATGTGCCCTTGTCATCAGAGGAGCTGCAGTTTTTGGTGGAGAAAGTATTGAGGATGTTGACCAAATTGGATCTGCAGGAGATCCCACCACTGGTTTATCAACTGCTGCTTTTATCTGCAAAG GGTTGTAAGAAACAGGTACTGGATGGAATCATCAGTTATTTTAAAGAGCAAGACGTTCGTCAGGAAGAGGAGCAGAAACAGGGAGA GAGCCTGGATCTAGAGGTTCAGTCCATTCCACAGGACCAATTGAGACACGTGGAGGGCACGGCTATCCTCCACATAGTCTTTGCTGTACGACTCAACCATGATCTCGGGAGGGAGTTCCTCAAATCCTTTAAG CAGACATCCTATGGAGATCTGTGCCCTTTCAGTGTTGCCCTGTTGCTCTCAGTCGCACGCATCCAGCGTTATGAAGAGCAG GTGTTTGACCTTTTAAAAGGGGCCATTGTCAAGAGCTTCAAAGATGAGCAGCTGCAGCTGGCGTCAAAGTTCCTGCAGGACCTCCTGCATGGGCACTGCAGTGTGGCTCAGATGATACTGGACACAGTCAAAAACAG CATGTTTGGTTGGGATCATGTGACCCAGGGGCTGGTGCAGCTGGGCTTCTTCCTTATGGATGCATTTGGACCCAAACCTGGACCATTTGGCAAGACCACAGAAGGGTCTACTACCATAGCCCGTACCCCCACTCAGCAGGCATGTAAGCTGGGAGGACAGGTGCTCCTGCAGGGCTTTAAG ATGCATGAGCCTGTCAGAGGCGAGATACTGGAGCAGGTCTTGAATCGATTGGTCACAAAGACAGCCTCACCTGTCAATCATTACTTAG ACCTTTTCTCTGACATCGTGGTCTCTGCTCCCATGATCCTCCTGGAGTCATCTTCCAAGGTGACGGAGACATTTGACCACCTGTCATACCTCCCCTTGGCCACTGTTCAGGGTCTACTTAAAGCTGTCCag CCCCTGCTCAAAGTCAGTATGTCTTTGAAGGATTCTTTGATTCTAGTTCTCCGCAAGGCCATGTTTTCCAG CCAACTGGACGGCAGGAAGTCTGCAGTGACTGGCTTCTTATTGCTGCTGAAAAACTTCAAAGTGTTGGGCAGCTTGGCCTCGAGCCAGTGTAGCCAGGCAATCTCCACTAGCCAG ATCCAAGTGGACGTTCACTCTCGTTATAACTCTGCTGCTAATGAAGCATTCTGTCTGGAAATCCTCAGCAGCCTGCGTCGCTGCCTCGGCCAGCAGGCTGATGTGCGCCTCATGCTCTATGAG GGTTTCTATGAAGTCCTTCGTCGCAACTCTCAACTTGCAAGCTCCATCATGCAGACACTGTTCTcgcag CTGAAGCGGTACTACGAGCCTGAACAAGACCTCCTGCCCCCAGTGAAACTGGAACCGTGCATCACAGCACTCGGAGACCAAGTCTACCTCCAGGAGCCACTG GCCCACCTGGTGAGCTGTACTGTACATTGCCTGCTGTGGCTGCAGAACATGCGCCGGACGGCCAACCCCAAAGATGACGACAgcgatgaggaggaggaggaagaagagggatACCAGTCTGAACTACAGACGATCTTAGAGAGCATGACAAGACGCATGATCAAGAGTGAACTGGAGGATTTTGAACTG GACAAGTCAGCTGAGTTCTCCATGGGATCTAGTGTTGGGGTGAAGAATAGTATCTATGCTGTACTGGTGATGGGAGTGTATGAGATCCTTATGGAGTACAACTTCATCAAAGCCAACTACAG TAAAACCCGCTTTGAGGAGCTCATGGAGCTATTCAACCGCTACCACAAACTGTctgagatcctgaaggagaaatCCGGAAAGGGTCGAGTACCTTCACACAAGACTCCCCGCAGTTTACTCTCTTTGGGCTTCATATCAACTCTCCTCACCGTGCTCTTTAG agaCAGTACTCAGAGCAGAGAGGAGGCTCTCTCAGTGCTTCGATCAAGTGGAGAATTTGTGCGTTATGCAGTAAACGTGGCTGTACAGAAGATCCAGGAGCTGGAGGAAACTGGTAACACAGATGGCCCAGACGGACAGAACACAGACAGAACTTTCCGCTTCCTCTGTGACATGACAAG TGTGCTGATGTGGCGTTACACCAACATCCCCAGCGTTGTAGAAGACGCGGGGAGGAAGGAGAAGCGCTCCAGCCTGTCCCTGCTGTGTCTGGAAGGTCTGCTCAAGATCTTCACAACTTGTCAGCAGCGCTTTCCAGACAGGATGGCCCAGCTCCTCTCCACCATGG ACATCTCAGAAGACGGTGCCGAGCCAGACGATGGAAGCGCTACAGAGATGAACTTCTTTTACATCCGACAGTTTCAG AGGGCGCTGTTCACACAGTTAAGTGGAGGTGAGGAAGAATTCAACAGCAAAGAGGCTCAGCTGCTGGTCAGCATCTTGAGTGTGCTTTCGCGCCAGCTAAAGCCTTCCTCCCAACAG TTTGTGCAGATGATCACGTGGACTGTAAAAATCTGCAAGGAGACCAGTTTTG AGGATTCAGCTTTCTCCAAGGgtctgctctctcttctcttcaacCTGCATGTTCTTTATAAGAGTCCTGTAAGTCTGTTACTGGAACTTTGCCAAGATATCCACAGCCAATTGGGAGACATTGATCAG GATGTGGAGGTGGAAAAACAGTCTCACTTTGCCATTGTCAACATGAAGACTGCAACCACAGCAGCA CTGCTGGTCTTGTCTCAGGTTGACAGAGTGCTTGATGAAGTGGACTGGCTGATTGCCAGAAAGAAAAGCCAGACGGCATCTGACAAATCTGGTTCTG GGGAGGCCACCCAGACAACAGGCCAGCAGGATCCAATAGAGAAAGCAGTGACGCTGCAGCTCGGGACTCTTTTGACAGCATTAAATGAGCTGGTCCAGACAGCCCTGCTGCCTGGCACCTGTACAATCACACTGCTGAGAGAACTGAGTCGCACATACACCATCCTCACTACCCTGGTCAAATAT TACATCCAGGTGTGTTCCAGCCAGCACAGTGCACTGCCAGCACGCTTTGAAAAGCTG GTCAAACTGTCGGGCTCCCACCTAACACCACAGTGCTACTCTTTCATCACATATGCACAG AGTGGAGAATTTAGTAGTGGAGGTGCAGATgataagaagaaaaagaaaaggaatgaaGTGAACACTGCTGCCTCT GCAAAACTCCTGCGTGAGACAAAAGCCATCCCTAATGTGGTCTTCAGTATTGAGCAGTATGAGAAATACCTCATCACACTCTCAAAGAAGTCAAAG GTAAATCTGATGCAGTACATGAAACTGAGCACCTCAAGAGATTTCCGCATAAATGCTGCTTCTCTGGACGCAGCCATGCAGGAACAGGACGACAGTCAGGAG AGCACAGAGTCACACGATGCAGAAGAGACACACGAACccaaacagaagaagagaaaacagtGA
- the fanci gene encoding Fanconi anemia group I protein isoform X2: MKAEMDQIVLLSDGDSTVELQKCLSSFTNDQLITGITNYALKGKKVGAMIKGIFKGSTPSSTEGSNRRLLVYQHCIPLCESGDLQTEVAADIIGLLMLETHTLPGPSLAKLASLFVEAIKVGKMGSGKSLELFPTVLTALSACEALSYGKGELSGEEYKKQLINSLCSSRWDPQCVIHLTTMFRDVPLSSEELQFLVEKVLRMLTKLDLQEIPPLVYQLLLLSAKGCKKQVLDGIISYFKEQDVRQEEEQKQGESLDLEVQSIPQDQLRHVEGTAILHIVFAVRLNHDLGREFLKSFKTSYGDLCPFSVALLLSVARIQRYEEQVFDLLKGAIVKSFKDEQLQLASKFLQDLLHGHCSVAQMILDTVKNSMFGWDHVTQGLVQLGFFLMDAFGPKPGPFGKTTEGSTTIARTPTQQACKLGGQVLLQGFKMHEPVRGEILEQVLNRLVTKTASPVNHYLDLFSDIVVSAPMILLESSSKVTETFDHLSYLPLATVQGLLKAVQPLLKVSMSLKDSLILVLRKAMFSSQLDGRKSAVTGFLLLLKNFKVLGSLASSQCSQAISTSQIQVDVHSRYNSAANEAFCLEILSSLRRCLGQQADVRLMLYEGFYEVLRRNSQLASSIMQTLFSQLKRYYEPEQDLLPPVKLEPCITALGDQVYLQEPLAHLVSCTVHCLLWLQNMRRTANPKDDDSDEEEEEEEGYQSELQTILESMTRRMIKSELEDFELDKSAEFSMGSSVGVKNSIYAVLVMGVYEILMEYNFIKANYSKTRFEELMELFNRYHKLSEILKEKSGKGRVPSHKTPRSLLSLGFISTLLTVLFRDSTQSREEALSVLRSSGEFVRYAVNVAVQKIQELEETGNTDGPDGQNTDRTFRFLCDMTSVLMWRYTNIPSVVEDAGRKEKRSSLSLLCLEGLLKIFTTCQQRFPDRMAQLLSTMDISEDGAEPDDGSATEMNFFYIRQFQRALFTQLSGGEEEFNSKEAQLLVSILSVLSRQLKPSSQQFVQMITWTVKICKETSFEDSAFSKGLLSLLFNLHVLYKSPVSLLLELCQDIHSQLGDIDQDVEVEKQSHFAIVNMKTATTAALLVLSQVDRVLDEVDWLIARKKSQTASDKSGSGEATQTTGQQDPIEKAVTLQLGTLLTALNELVQTALLPGTCTITLLRELSRTYTILTTLVKYYIQVCSSQHSALPARFEKLVKLSGSHLTPQCYSFITYAQSGEFSSGGADDKKKKKRNEVNTAASAKLLRETKAIPNVVFSIEQYEKYLITLSKKSKVNLMQYMKLSTSRDFRINAASLDAAMQEQDDSQESTESHDAEETHEPKQKKRKQ, translated from the exons ACTCATACGCTGCCTGGACCCTCTCTTGCAAAACTGGCATCTCTTTTTGTTGAAGCAATTAAGGTGGGAAAAATGGGCAGTGGCAAATCCCTGGAGCTATTTCCTACTGTGCTTACTGCCCTTTCAGCCTGTGAAGCCTTGTCTTATGGCAAAG GTGAACTCAGTGGCGAGGAATACaagaaacagctgatcaacaGCCTCTGCTCAAGCAG ATGGGACCCGCAATGTGTCATCCACCTGACGACCATGTTCAG GGATGTGCCCTTGTCATCAGAGGAGCTGCAGTTTTTGGTGGAGAAAGTATTGAGGATGTTGACCAAATTGGATCTGCAGGAGATCCCACCACTGGTTTATCAACTGCTGCTTTTATCTGCAAAG GGTTGTAAGAAACAGGTACTGGATGGAATCATCAGTTATTTTAAAGAGCAAGACGTTCGTCAGGAAGAGGAGCAGAAACAGGGAGA GAGCCTGGATCTAGAGGTTCAGTCCATTCCACAGGACCAATTGAGACACGTGGAGGGCACGGCTATCCTCCACATAGTCTTTGCTGTACGACTCAACCATGATCTCGGGAGGGAGTTCCTCAAATCCTTTAAG ACATCCTATGGAGATCTGTGCCCTTTCAGTGTTGCCCTGTTGCTCTCAGTCGCACGCATCCAGCGTTATGAAGAGCAG GTGTTTGACCTTTTAAAAGGGGCCATTGTCAAGAGCTTCAAAGATGAGCAGCTGCAGCTGGCGTCAAAGTTCCTGCAGGACCTCCTGCATGGGCACTGCAGTGTGGCTCAGATGATACTGGACACAGTCAAAAACAG CATGTTTGGTTGGGATCATGTGACCCAGGGGCTGGTGCAGCTGGGCTTCTTCCTTATGGATGCATTTGGACCCAAACCTGGACCATTTGGCAAGACCACAGAAGGGTCTACTACCATAGCCCGTACCCCCACTCAGCAGGCATGTAAGCTGGGAGGACAGGTGCTCCTGCAGGGCTTTAAG ATGCATGAGCCTGTCAGAGGCGAGATACTGGAGCAGGTCTTGAATCGATTGGTCACAAAGACAGCCTCACCTGTCAATCATTACTTAG ACCTTTTCTCTGACATCGTGGTCTCTGCTCCCATGATCCTCCTGGAGTCATCTTCCAAGGTGACGGAGACATTTGACCACCTGTCATACCTCCCCTTGGCCACTGTTCAGGGTCTACTTAAAGCTGTCCag CCCCTGCTCAAAGTCAGTATGTCTTTGAAGGATTCTTTGATTCTAGTTCTCCGCAAGGCCATGTTTTCCAG CCAACTGGACGGCAGGAAGTCTGCAGTGACTGGCTTCTTATTGCTGCTGAAAAACTTCAAAGTGTTGGGCAGCTTGGCCTCGAGCCAGTGTAGCCAGGCAATCTCCACTAGCCAG ATCCAAGTGGACGTTCACTCTCGTTATAACTCTGCTGCTAATGAAGCATTCTGTCTGGAAATCCTCAGCAGCCTGCGTCGCTGCCTCGGCCAGCAGGCTGATGTGCGCCTCATGCTCTATGAG GGTTTCTATGAAGTCCTTCGTCGCAACTCTCAACTTGCAAGCTCCATCATGCAGACACTGTTCTcgcag CTGAAGCGGTACTACGAGCCTGAACAAGACCTCCTGCCCCCAGTGAAACTGGAACCGTGCATCACAGCACTCGGAGACCAAGTCTACCTCCAGGAGCCACTG GCCCACCTGGTGAGCTGTACTGTACATTGCCTGCTGTGGCTGCAGAACATGCGCCGGACGGCCAACCCCAAAGATGACGACAgcgatgaggaggaggaggaagaagagggatACCAGTCTGAACTACAGACGATCTTAGAGAGCATGACAAGACGCATGATCAAGAGTGAACTGGAGGATTTTGAACTG GACAAGTCAGCTGAGTTCTCCATGGGATCTAGTGTTGGGGTGAAGAATAGTATCTATGCTGTACTGGTGATGGGAGTGTATGAGATCCTTATGGAGTACAACTTCATCAAAGCCAACTACAG TAAAACCCGCTTTGAGGAGCTCATGGAGCTATTCAACCGCTACCACAAACTGTctgagatcctgaaggagaaatCCGGAAAGGGTCGAGTACCTTCACACAAGACTCCCCGCAGTTTACTCTCTTTGGGCTTCATATCAACTCTCCTCACCGTGCTCTTTAG agaCAGTACTCAGAGCAGAGAGGAGGCTCTCTCAGTGCTTCGATCAAGTGGAGAATTTGTGCGTTATGCAGTAAACGTGGCTGTACAGAAGATCCAGGAGCTGGAGGAAACTGGTAACACAGATGGCCCAGACGGACAGAACACAGACAGAACTTTCCGCTTCCTCTGTGACATGACAAG TGTGCTGATGTGGCGTTACACCAACATCCCCAGCGTTGTAGAAGACGCGGGGAGGAAGGAGAAGCGCTCCAGCCTGTCCCTGCTGTGTCTGGAAGGTCTGCTCAAGATCTTCACAACTTGTCAGCAGCGCTTTCCAGACAGGATGGCCCAGCTCCTCTCCACCATGG ACATCTCAGAAGACGGTGCCGAGCCAGACGATGGAAGCGCTACAGAGATGAACTTCTTTTACATCCGACAGTTTCAG AGGGCGCTGTTCACACAGTTAAGTGGAGGTGAGGAAGAATTCAACAGCAAAGAGGCTCAGCTGCTGGTCAGCATCTTGAGTGTGCTTTCGCGCCAGCTAAAGCCTTCCTCCCAACAG TTTGTGCAGATGATCACGTGGACTGTAAAAATCTGCAAGGAGACCAGTTTTG AGGATTCAGCTTTCTCCAAGGgtctgctctctcttctcttcaacCTGCATGTTCTTTATAAGAGTCCTGTAAGTCTGTTACTGGAACTTTGCCAAGATATCCACAGCCAATTGGGAGACATTGATCAG GATGTGGAGGTGGAAAAACAGTCTCACTTTGCCATTGTCAACATGAAGACTGCAACCACAGCAGCA CTGCTGGTCTTGTCTCAGGTTGACAGAGTGCTTGATGAAGTGGACTGGCTGATTGCCAGAAAGAAAAGCCAGACGGCATCTGACAAATCTGGTTCTG GGGAGGCCACCCAGACAACAGGCCAGCAGGATCCAATAGAGAAAGCAGTGACGCTGCAGCTCGGGACTCTTTTGACAGCATTAAATGAGCTGGTCCAGACAGCCCTGCTGCCTGGCACCTGTACAATCACACTGCTGAGAGAACTGAGTCGCACATACACCATCCTCACTACCCTGGTCAAATAT TACATCCAGGTGTGTTCCAGCCAGCACAGTGCACTGCCAGCACGCTTTGAAAAGCTG GTCAAACTGTCGGGCTCCCACCTAACACCACAGTGCTACTCTTTCATCACATATGCACAG AGTGGAGAATTTAGTAGTGGAGGTGCAGATgataagaagaaaaagaaaaggaatgaaGTGAACACTGCTGCCTCT GCAAAACTCCTGCGTGAGACAAAAGCCATCCCTAATGTGGTCTTCAGTATTGAGCAGTATGAGAAATACCTCATCACACTCTCAAAGAAGTCAAAG GTAAATCTGATGCAGTACATGAAACTGAGCACCTCAAGAGATTTCCGCATAAATGCTGCTTCTCTGGACGCAGCCATGCAGGAACAGGACGACAGTCAGGAG AGCACAGAGTCACACGATGCAGAAGAGACACACGAACccaaacagaagaagagaaaacagtGA